A genome region from Coffea arabica cultivar ET-39 chromosome 7e, Coffea Arabica ET-39 HiFi, whole genome shotgun sequence includes the following:
- the LOC113701960 gene encoding uncharacterized protein isoform X2, producing the protein MKAVEAAEATIKQQVDENNRLRAELQKKIQELEKYKSNDLKVHHSDLINHSGDNARIASYDNQPVFGVENQVDRIASLDNSSSRGLPNAVIPNKDLVNNDDHLVMQACAEVQSENSRSNGTLNVFSGGQVATENIGFSQQSSPSTTSFSTSRFQADEELNPQQNLPTQGLMSVAQDLALNNREHEEEILRLRKHLAEYSVKEAQIRNEKYVLEKRIAYMRMAFDQQQQDLVDAASKAISYRQDIIEENIRLTYALQAAHQERSTFVSSLMPLLAEYAFQPHAADAQTIVSHVKVLFRHMQEKLLVTEAKLKESQYQLAPWRSDVNPSNFSPSPSHSSGIKNGLELVPQPPYSNGKIPMTSDPQTTTDWDLLGNRQSALGGGGGVKNPESDDLGRYSPLASRDIANQQLAAHAVSMGESVPVYHKDVTSTKQVTFKDLVSSDMEDSDLEGQQNDREPQANWASKSSAYTSALDDASTSYSPYLPPVLEEPSSSFSEAGEDDPLPAIEGLQISGEAFPGRELQACGYSINGTTSCNFEWVRHLEDGSFHYIDGAKQPNYLVAADDVDTYLAIEVQPLDNRKRKGELVKVFANEHRKITCDVEMQHCIERTLYSGHASYKVSLSTGFLDIWEPATLGIKRDSYSIKCSGPSGVVVSEKFSSSTIVSIPYGSPTEFSIIDGQGIERLLRSENSSNDISSSRDTIVLILRLFVIRAIERKKGKKRGLFFK; encoded by the exons GTGGATGAAAACAATCGTTTGAGGGCTGAACTTCAGAAGAAGATTCAAGAACTTGAAAAATAT AAATCAAATGACCTGAAAGTGCATCATTCAGATCTGATTAATCATTCTGGTGATAATGCTCGTATAGCTTCTTATGATAATCAGCCTGTCTTTGGGGTCGAAAACCAAGTAGATCGGATCGCAAGTTTGGACAACTCTTCTAGTCGTGGTTTGCCTAACGCAGTTATTCCAAACAAAGATTTAGTTAACAATGATGACCATCTTGTAATGCAAGCTTGTGCAGAAGTTCAATCTGAAAATAGCAGGTCCAATGGCACATTGAATGTTTTCAGTGGTGGTCAGGTGGCAACAGAGAATATAGGGTTTTCCCAACAATCTTCACCATCTACAACATCATTTTCTACTAGCAG GTTTCAAGCTGATGAAGAGTTGAATCCACAACAAAATTTACCCACACAGGGACTGATGTCTGTGGCGCAG GATCTTGCTTTGAATAATCGGGAACATGAAGAAGAGATTTTGCGATTAAGAAAGCATCTTGCAGAATATTCAGTTAAG GAAGCACAAATAAGGAATGAGAAATATGTGTTGGAGAAGCGCATTGCATATATGCGTATG GCCTTTGATCAACAGCAACAGGATCTTGTTGATGCTGCATCTAAAGCAATTTCCTATAGGCAAGACATAATAGAAGAAAATATACGCCTAACATATGCATTACAG GCAGCACATCAAGAGAGATCAACGTTTGTATCTTCGTTAATGCCTCTTCTTGCTGAGTATGCTTTTCAACCACATGCAGCTGATGCACAAACCATTGTCAGTCATGTCAAG GTACTGTTTAGACACATGCAAGAGAAGCTTCTTGTCACAGAG GCGAAGTTAAAGGAGTCCCAGTACCAGTTGGCACCTTGGCGTTCTGATGTAAACCCCTCGAATTTTTCTCCGTCGCCATCTCATTCTTCTGGG ATAAAAAATGGGCTTGAATTGGTGCCTCAACCACCATATTCTAATGGGAAGATCCCTATGACTTCAGACCCTCAGACAACAACAGACTGGGATTTATTGGGGAATCGCCAGAGTGCTTtggggggtggtggtggtgtgAAAAATCCAGAGTCTGATGACTTGGGGAGGTATTCACCTCTTGCCAGCAG GGACATAGCAAATCAACAGTTAGCTGCACATGCGGTTAGCATGGGTGAATCAGTTCCAGTTTATCATAAAGATGTGACTTCTACTAAACAAGTTACTTTCAAAGATCTTGTCAGCAGTGATATGGAGGATTCTGACTTGGAGGGACAACAGAATGACAGAGAGCCACAAGCTAATTGGGCCTCTAAAAGCTCAGCATATACTAGTGCTCTTGATGATGCAAGCACCTCATATTCTCCTTATTTACCCCCTGTTCTTGAAGAACCTTCGTCATCTTTCTCTGAAG ctggagaagatgatccaTTACCTGCAATAGAGGGCCTGCAAATTTCTGGCGAAGCGTTTCCAGGACGGGAACTCCAAGCATGTGGATACTCGATTAATGGAACTACTAGTTGTAATTTTGAG TGGGTGCGTCATCTGGAGGATGGATCTTTTCACTACATAGATG GGGCAAAGCAACCAAACTATCTGGTTGCTGCAGATGATGTAGATACGTACCTTGCTATTGAAGTCCAACCACTGGACAACAGGAAGCGGAAG GGGGAACTGGTAAAAGTTTTTGCCAATGAACATAGAAAGATCACTTGCG ATGTTGAAATGCAGCACTGCATAGAGAGGACACTTTACAGTGGTCATGCTTCATATAAGGTGTCCTTGTCG ACGGGATTTCTGGATATATGGGAGCCAGCTACTTTAGGAATCAAGAGAGATAGTTATAGCATCAAGTGCAGTGGGCCTAGTGGTGTAGTGGTTTCTGAGAAATTTTCGTCATCAACAATT GTCTCTATTCCGTATGGTAGTCCAACAGAATTCTCAATAATTGATGGTCAGGGAATTGAGCGCCTCTTGAGGTCAGAAAACAGTTCAAACGATATAAGCAG TTCAAGGGATACCATTGTCCTCATCCTGAGATTATTTGTCATAAGG GCTATTGAAAGGAAGAAAGGTAAAAAGAGAGGTCTCTTCTTCAAGTAA
- the LOC113701960 gene encoding uncharacterized protein isoform X1 — protein MENGEANLAGKFAGLAVNDSNNSMNSSSNPNNNDGLFQVMKAVEAAEATIKQQVDENNRLRAELQKKIQELEKYKSNDLKVHHSDLINHSGDNARIASYDNQPVFGVENQVDRIASLDNSSSRGLPNAVIPNKDLVNNDDHLVMQACAEVQSENSRSNGTLNVFSGGQVATENIGFSQQSSPSTTSFSTSRFQADEELNPQQNLPTQGLMSVAQDLALNNREHEEEILRLRKHLAEYSVKEAQIRNEKYVLEKRIAYMRMAFDQQQQDLVDAASKAISYRQDIIEENIRLTYALQAAHQERSTFVSSLMPLLAEYAFQPHAADAQTIVSHVKVLFRHMQEKLLVTEAKLKESQYQLAPWRSDVNPSNFSPSPSHSSGIKNGLELVPQPPYSNGKIPMTSDPQTTTDWDLLGNRQSALGGGGGVKNPESDDLGRYSPLASRDIANQQLAAHAVSMGESVPVYHKDVTSTKQVTFKDLVSSDMEDSDLEGQQNDREPQANWASKSSAYTSALDDASTSYSPYLPPVLEEPSSSFSEAGEDDPLPAIEGLQISGEAFPGRELQACGYSINGTTSCNFEWVRHLEDGSFHYIDGAKQPNYLVAADDVDTYLAIEVQPLDNRKRKGELVKVFANEHRKITCDVEMQHCIERTLYSGHASYKVSLSTGFLDIWEPATLGIKRDSYSIKCSGPSGVVVSEKFSSSTIVSIPYGSPTEFSIIDGQGIERLLRSENSSNDISSSRDTIVLILRLFVIRAIERKKGKKRGLFFK, from the exons GTGGATGAAAACAATCGTTTGAGGGCTGAACTTCAGAAGAAGATTCAAGAACTTGAAAAATAT AAATCAAATGACCTGAAAGTGCATCATTCAGATCTGATTAATCATTCTGGTGATAATGCTCGTATAGCTTCTTATGATAATCAGCCTGTCTTTGGGGTCGAAAACCAAGTAGATCGGATCGCAAGTTTGGACAACTCTTCTAGTCGTGGTTTGCCTAACGCAGTTATTCCAAACAAAGATTTAGTTAACAATGATGACCATCTTGTAATGCAAGCTTGTGCAGAAGTTCAATCTGAAAATAGCAGGTCCAATGGCACATTGAATGTTTTCAGTGGTGGTCAGGTGGCAACAGAGAATATAGGGTTTTCCCAACAATCTTCACCATCTACAACATCATTTTCTACTAGCAG GTTTCAAGCTGATGAAGAGTTGAATCCACAACAAAATTTACCCACACAGGGACTGATGTCTGTGGCGCAG GATCTTGCTTTGAATAATCGGGAACATGAAGAAGAGATTTTGCGATTAAGAAAGCATCTTGCAGAATATTCAGTTAAG GAAGCACAAATAAGGAATGAGAAATATGTGTTGGAGAAGCGCATTGCATATATGCGTATG GCCTTTGATCAACAGCAACAGGATCTTGTTGATGCTGCATCTAAAGCAATTTCCTATAGGCAAGACATAATAGAAGAAAATATACGCCTAACATATGCATTACAG GCAGCACATCAAGAGAGATCAACGTTTGTATCTTCGTTAATGCCTCTTCTTGCTGAGTATGCTTTTCAACCACATGCAGCTGATGCACAAACCATTGTCAGTCATGTCAAG GTACTGTTTAGACACATGCAAGAGAAGCTTCTTGTCACAGAG GCGAAGTTAAAGGAGTCCCAGTACCAGTTGGCACCTTGGCGTTCTGATGTAAACCCCTCGAATTTTTCTCCGTCGCCATCTCATTCTTCTGGG ATAAAAAATGGGCTTGAATTGGTGCCTCAACCACCATATTCTAATGGGAAGATCCCTATGACTTCAGACCCTCAGACAACAACAGACTGGGATTTATTGGGGAATCGCCAGAGTGCTTtggggggtggtggtggtgtgAAAAATCCAGAGTCTGATGACTTGGGGAGGTATTCACCTCTTGCCAGCAG GGACATAGCAAATCAACAGTTAGCTGCACATGCGGTTAGCATGGGTGAATCAGTTCCAGTTTATCATAAAGATGTGACTTCTACTAAACAAGTTACTTTCAAAGATCTTGTCAGCAGTGATATGGAGGATTCTGACTTGGAGGGACAACAGAATGACAGAGAGCCACAAGCTAATTGGGCCTCTAAAAGCTCAGCATATACTAGTGCTCTTGATGATGCAAGCACCTCATATTCTCCTTATTTACCCCCTGTTCTTGAAGAACCTTCGTCATCTTTCTCTGAAG ctggagaagatgatccaTTACCTGCAATAGAGGGCCTGCAAATTTCTGGCGAAGCGTTTCCAGGACGGGAACTCCAAGCATGTGGATACTCGATTAATGGAACTACTAGTTGTAATTTTGAG TGGGTGCGTCATCTGGAGGATGGATCTTTTCACTACATAGATG GGGCAAAGCAACCAAACTATCTGGTTGCTGCAGATGATGTAGATACGTACCTTGCTATTGAAGTCCAACCACTGGACAACAGGAAGCGGAAG GGGGAACTGGTAAAAGTTTTTGCCAATGAACATAGAAAGATCACTTGCG ATGTTGAAATGCAGCACTGCATAGAGAGGACACTTTACAGTGGTCATGCTTCATATAAGGTGTCCTTGTCG ACGGGATTTCTGGATATATGGGAGCCAGCTACTTTAGGAATCAAGAGAGATAGTTATAGCATCAAGTGCAGTGGGCCTAGTGGTGTAGTGGTTTCTGAGAAATTTTCGTCATCAACAATT GTCTCTATTCCGTATGGTAGTCCAACAGAATTCTCAATAATTGATGGTCAGGGAATTGAGCGCCTCTTGAGGTCAGAAAACAGTTCAAACGATATAAGCAG TTCAAGGGATACCATTGTCCTCATCCTGAGATTATTTGTCATAAGG GCTATTGAAAGGAAGAAAGGTAAAAAGAGAGGTCTCTTCTTCAAGTAA
- the LOC113701961 gene encoding uncharacterized protein, protein MVTLWQELDLCYEDEWDCRADSVRYKKREENDRVYVFLAGLNQELDEVRGRILGRKPLPSIREVFSEVRREESRRKVMLKSKAEDEVETSALVSKGTDLDGDKRRKPWCEHCKKSWHTKDTCWKLHGKPSNFKKKNGGDSKVLQTVNEDSQKQQIDSETPAFTKEQLSQLYKLFKSPQFSVTEPKSFTPFCSFAKNGTDHGEDDWMC, encoded by the exons ATGGTAACTTTATGGCAGGAATTGGATCTTTGTTATGAGGATGAATGGGACTGCCGTGCAGACAGTGTTCGATACAAAAAACGGGAGGAGAACGACAGAGTCTATGTCTTCTTGGCCGGACTAAATCAAGAACTTGATGAGGTGCGAGGTCGTATTTTGGGCAGGAAGCCTCTCCCCTCCATTCGTGAAGTATTTTCTGAGGTCAGAAGAGAAGAATCAAGGCGTAAGGTGATGCTAAAGTCCAAGGCAGAGGATGAAGTTGAGACTTCAGCATTGGTTTCTAAGGGGACAGATTTGGACGGAGATAAAAGAAGGAAGCCTTGGTGTGAACACTGTAAAAAGTCGTGGCACACAAAGGACACGTGCTGGAAATTACATGGGAAACCATcgaatttcaagaagaaaaatggaggTGATAGCAAGGTGTTGCAGACTGTGAATGAGGATTCTCAAAAGCAACAAATTGACTCTGAGACACCAGCCTTCACAAAGGAACAATTAAGCCAACTGTACAAACTCTTTAAGTCTCCACAATTTTCAGTCACTGAGCCAAAAAGCTTCACTCCTTTCTGTTCTTTTGCTAAAAATG GAACTGACCACGGGGAGGATGATTGGATGTGCTAG